The genomic stretch TGCAAGTCAAATAAAAAAAGTTGTGGATATAGTTCTAGCCGATAAGGACAGAAGAATTGTAGTAGTATCTGCTCCGGGTAAGAGACTTAAGGAAGACACCAAAGTAACCGATTTGCTTATTACTCTTGCTGAAACTATTATTTCTGGTAAGGACGGAAAATTAGAATTAAAAATTATTATAGAAAGATTTAAAAATATCATAGATGAACTTGCCCTCTCCCATGAACTTTTAGAAGAGATGCAAAATGATATTTTAAATAGAATAGCAGAAGATAAAAGCCTTCCTACAAAGTTTATAGACGGAGTTAAGGCTTTGGGTGAGGATTTATCTGCAAAAGTAATTGCGGCATACATTAACTCTATAGGTGTAAAAGCTAAATATGTTAATCCTAAAGATGCAGGGCTTTTACTTTCAGAGGAGTTTGGCAATGCTGCTGTGCTTGAGAAGTCTTATGCTAATTTGGCTAAATTAAAAGATGAAACTGCTTTGGTAATATTCCCGGGATTTTTCGGATATACTGAAAAAGGCGATGTAGTAACTTTCCCTAGAGGAGGAAGTGATATTACTGGTGCTATTTTGGCTAAAGCTGTAAATGCCGAAGTATATGAAAACTTTACTGATGTTGACGGAGTATTTGCTGCAGCTCCAAATATAGTGGATAATCCTAAACTTATAGATGAGTTTACATATAGAGAGATGAGAGAGTTAAGTTACGGCGGTTTTAATGTTCTTCATGCAGAAGCACTGCAGCCAGTTTATGAAGCTAATATTCCGGTACATATACTTAATACTAATAATCCATCTGCTAAGGGAACAAGAATAGTAGCAAATAGAAATAAAAATATCAATCCTGTAGTTGGTGTTTCTGGGGAAAATGATTTCTCTTGTCTTTATGTTAGTAAATACTTGATGAACAGAGAAGTAGGGTTCGGAAGAAAACTTTTAGAGATAATAGAAGATGAGAATATACCTTATCAGCATGCTCCTTCCGGAATAGATAATATATCAGTAATTGTTAGAAACTCTGCTATTACAGAAGAAAAAGAAAAACGTATATATGAACGCGTACGTGATGAGCTTAATGTAGATAATATTTATTTTGAACATGGACTTGCTTTGATAATGCTTGTAGGGGAGGGTATGCAGCAGTGTGTAGGTGTTTCTGCTAGAGCTATGCATTCTATGGAAAAATCTAATATCAATATTGAAATGCTAAACCAAGGCATAAGTGAAGTAAGTATTATGATAGGAGTAAAAGACACTGATTTGAATAGGGCTATAAAAAGCATATATAAATCTTTCTTTGAAGAGCAAATATAAAGCAGATATTAAAAAAAATAAAT from Brachyspira murdochii DSM 12563 encodes the following:
- a CDS encoding aspartate kinase, whose amino-acid sequence is MKVAKFGGSSVANASQIKKVVDIVLADKDRRIVVVSAPGKRLKEDTKVTDLLITLAETIISGKDGKLELKIIIERFKNIIDELALSHELLEEMQNDILNRIAEDKSLPTKFIDGVKALGEDLSAKVIAAYINSIGVKAKYVNPKDAGLLLSEEFGNAAVLEKSYANLAKLKDETALVIFPGFFGYTEKGDVVTFPRGGSDITGAILAKAVNAEVYENFTDVDGVFAAAPNIVDNPKLIDEFTYREMRELSYGGFNVLHAEALQPVYEANIPVHILNTNNPSAKGTRIVANRNKNINPVVGVSGENDFSCLYVSKYLMNREVGFGRKLLEIIEDENIPYQHAPSGIDNISVIVRNSAITEEKEKRIYERVRDELNVDNIYFEHGLALIMLVGEGMQQCVGVSARAMHSMEKSNINIEMLNQGISEVSIMIGVKDTDLNRAIKSIYKSFFEEQI